Proteins from one Microbacterium sp. Root553 genomic window:
- a CDS encoding ABC transporter ATP-binding protein, whose amino-acid sequence MSSTATPRRRGRGAHQDGPRATFRQLLPFLFEHRRTLIVVAVLSVFGAATSLAQPLLVGQVIEAVQSDEGLGIIVWVLIGLVVVSSIISGYQHYLLQRTGTAVVYSSRRKLISRILHLPISEFDARRTGDLVSRVGTDTTLLYAVLTQGLADAVGSAILFLGALIAMLVIDPVLLLLIVVVIGVSVVVVVALSGRIRTASTAQQEKVGELASGVERAVGSIRTVRASGATERETASVSTLASEAYGIGVRIAKISSLVVPIAGVALQVSMLVVLGVGGFRVAAGTITIASLITFILFLFMLVMPLATTFGAITSVNQALGALGRIQEVLNLPTETQHDAETASSVTRDAADPAAPAIEFRDVRFRYPENVVAARQAAAKEAKTLLADAHLERTDTLETTDAQASGPGHDVLRGVSFAVPRGARVALVGPSGAGKSTILSLIERFYDPTGGSIRLYGHDVRTYPRDELRAQFGYVEQDAPTLAGTLADNLRLASPDASDAACEQVLRAVNLGDVLERSPLGLSAPVGEDGVMLSGGERQRLAIARALLTDAPILLLDESTSSLDGVNEQRMREAIDAVSTDRTLIVIAHRLSTVVDSDLIVVLQDGVVVGQGTHVELVESTPLYRDLARHQLLA is encoded by the coding sequence ATGTCCAGCACGGCGACACCACGCCGACGCGGACGCGGCGCGCACCAGGACGGCCCGCGCGCCACTTTCCGCCAGCTCCTCCCCTTCCTCTTCGAGCACAGGCGCACGCTCATCGTCGTCGCCGTGCTCAGCGTGTTCGGCGCGGCCACCTCCCTCGCTCAGCCGCTGCTGGTGGGTCAGGTCATCGAGGCCGTGCAGTCCGATGAGGGCCTCGGCATCATCGTGTGGGTGCTCATCGGGCTCGTGGTCGTGTCGTCGATCATCTCGGGGTACCAGCACTACCTCCTGCAGCGCACCGGCACGGCGGTCGTCTACTCCAGCCGGCGCAAGCTGATCTCCCGCATCCTGCACCTGCCGATCAGCGAATTCGACGCTCGCCGCACCGGCGACCTGGTCTCACGGGTGGGCACCGACACGACGCTGCTCTACGCCGTGCTCACCCAGGGATTGGCGGATGCCGTCGGCAGCGCGATCCTGTTCCTCGGCGCGCTGATCGCCATGCTCGTGATCGACCCGGTGCTGCTGCTGCTCATCGTGGTCGTCATCGGCGTCTCGGTGGTCGTCGTGGTGGCACTCAGCGGCCGCATCCGCACGGCGTCGACGGCCCAGCAGGAGAAGGTCGGAGAGCTCGCCTCCGGTGTGGAGCGGGCCGTGGGATCCATCCGCACCGTCCGAGCCTCGGGGGCCACCGAGCGCGAGACCGCGTCGGTGTCGACGCTCGCGTCGGAGGCGTACGGGATCGGCGTGCGGATCGCGAAGATCTCCTCCCTCGTCGTGCCGATCGCGGGCGTAGCACTGCAGGTGTCGATGCTCGTCGTGCTGGGCGTCGGCGGATTCCGGGTCGCGGCCGGCACGATCACGATCGCGTCGCTGATCACCTTCATCCTGTTCCTGTTCATGCTCGTGATGCCGCTCGCGACGACCTTCGGCGCCATCACCTCGGTGAACCAGGCGCTGGGCGCGCTCGGCCGCATCCAGGAGGTGCTGAATCTGCCGACCGAGACACAGCATGATGCCGAGACCGCATCGTCGGTCACCCGCGACGCGGCGGACCCCGCGGCTCCCGCCATCGAGTTCCGGGATGTGCGCTTCCGCTATCCCGAGAACGTCGTCGCCGCCCGCCAGGCTGCGGCGAAGGAGGCCAAGACGCTGCTCGCCGACGCGCATCTCGAGCGGACCGACACGCTCGAGACGACCGACGCGCAGGCCTCGGGCCCGGGGCACGATGTGCTGCGCGGCGTCTCGTTCGCCGTGCCACGCGGTGCCCGCGTGGCACTCGTCGGTCCCAGCGGCGCCGGCAAGAGCACGATCCTGTCGCTCATCGAGCGTTTCTACGACCCTACGGGCGGCTCGATCCGCCTGTACGGGCACGATGTGCGCACGTACCCGCGCGATGAGCTGCGGGCGCAGTTCGGGTATGTGGAGCAGGATGCCCCCACGCTCGCCGGGACCCTCGCCGACAACCTGCGCCTCGCGTCGCCCGATGCCTCCGATGCGGCGTGCGAACAGGTGCTGCGCGCGGTGAACCTCGGGGACGTGCTCGAACGCAGCCCGCTCGGCCTCTCGGCCCCGGTCGGGGAGGACGGCGTCATGCTCTCGGGCGGAGAGCGTCAACGCCTCGCGATCGCCCGTGCCCTGCTCACGGACGCACCGATCCTCCTGCTCGACGAATCCACGTCATCGCTCGACGGCGTGAACGAGCAGCGCATGCGCGAAGCGATCGACGCGGTCTCCACCGACCGCACGCTCATCGTGATCGCGCACCGTCTGTCGACGGTGGTCGACAGCGACCTGATCGTCGTGCTGCAGGACGGCGTCGTCGTCGGCCAGGGCACGCACGTCGAGCTCGTGGAGTCGACGCCGCTCTACCGCGACCTGGCCCGGCACCAGCTGCTCGCCTGA
- a CDS encoding S66 family peptidase produces the protein MLAAPRPVPGDHVAILSPAFAAPAVAPQIHEQAMRRLRDLTGLIPVEYPTTRELDATPEARAADVNAAFADPRIRAILATIGGDDQILVVPHLDAALAQADPKPFLGYSDNTNILNWLWGLGIRGYYGGSTAVHLGPGPAVDDVHLRSLRAALLDGGDIAITEPGESEDVGRRWTDPRALTEYGDRVATEEWTWSGPAVRVEGRTWGGCLEVIDQLALADRLPTSYDLRGGILLLETSEERPAASWVARWLRGLGERGILGAVAGVVVARPPVSDFDFRPSAEEAGSLRAAQRDVVIETVARYNPDALVCVGMPFGHTRPQWIVPYGGAMVLDGAAQTVTASY, from the coding sequence ATGCTGGCTGCACCGAGACCCGTCCCCGGCGACCATGTCGCCATCCTCTCACCGGCCTTCGCCGCTCCGGCCGTCGCGCCGCAGATCCACGAGCAGGCGATGCGCCGACTGCGGGACCTCACCGGTCTGATCCCCGTCGAGTATCCGACCACGCGTGAGCTCGATGCGACCCCCGAGGCGCGGGCCGCCGACGTGAACGCGGCCTTCGCGGACCCGCGCATCCGCGCCATTCTCGCCACCATCGGCGGCGACGATCAGATCCTCGTCGTGCCCCACCTCGACGCTGCGCTCGCGCAGGCAGATCCCAAGCCCTTCCTCGGCTACAGCGACAACACGAACATCCTCAACTGGCTCTGGGGGCTGGGTATCCGCGGGTACTACGGCGGATCCACCGCCGTGCACCTCGGCCCCGGGCCCGCGGTCGACGACGTGCATCTGCGGTCGCTGCGCGCGGCGCTGCTCGACGGCGGCGACATCGCGATCACCGAACCCGGGGAATCGGAGGATGTCGGCCGGCGCTGGACGGACCCGCGCGCGCTCACCGAATACGGCGATCGGGTCGCGACCGAGGAGTGGACCTGGTCGGGTCCTGCCGTCCGCGTCGAAGGCCGCACCTGGGGCGGATGCCTCGAAGTGATCGATCAGCTCGCGCTCGCCGACCGGCTGCCGACCTCGTACGACCTGCGCGGCGGGATCCTGCTGCTCGAGACGAGCGAGGAGCGCCCGGCGGCGAGCTGGGTGGCGCGGTGGCTGCGCGGGCTGGGCGAGCGGGGCATCCTCGGCGCTGTCGCCGGGGTGGTGGTGGCGCGACCGCCGGTGAGCGACTTCGACTTCCGGCCGTCAGCGGAGGAGGCAGGCTCCCTTCGTGCGGCGCAGCGCGATGTCGTGATCGAGACGGTGGCGCGATACAACCCGGATGCCTTGGTCTGCGTGGGTATGCCGTTCGGTCACACGCGGCCGCAGTGGATCGTGCCGTACGGCGGCGCGATGGTCCTCGACGGCGCCGCTCAAACGGTCACGGCCTCGTACTGA
- a CDS encoding MerR family transcriptional regulator codes for MLSIGAFAQIGQVTHRMLRHWDTAGLLIPAHVDEYSGYRSYDPSQLERLHRIVALRQLGFGLDDISSILDRGVDANRIAALLRIRRAEVEEEHRIAADRLVDVERRLHLIEKENHMSRIEIVEKPLPAVRLAARCVIVADQPEVARVLGPAFDAVAEIIGEECGSLSTPIAQYETVEDGLQIVAGYAYGGPVRGGFEVVDLPAVDAAVCGIHLGSMDRIAESWQAIHAEIFARGLVHAGPCRELYVRAVTEDQSDWVTELQQPVRRG; via the coding sequence ATGTTATCCATCGGAGCCTTCGCGCAGATCGGCCAGGTGACCCATCGGATGCTGCGGCATTGGGACACCGCCGGTCTGCTCATCCCAGCTCACGTGGACGAGTACAGCGGCTACCGCTCCTATGATCCCTCGCAACTCGAACGCCTGCATCGGATCGTCGCACTGCGCCAACTCGGCTTCGGTCTCGACGACATCTCGTCGATTCTCGACCGCGGAGTCGATGCGAATCGCATCGCCGCTCTGCTGCGCATCCGACGCGCTGAGGTGGAGGAGGAACACCGGATCGCTGCGGACCGACTCGTCGACGTGGAACGGCGGCTCCACCTCATCGAGAAGGAGAATCACATGTCCCGGATAGAGATCGTCGAGAAGCCTCTGCCCGCTGTCCGGCTGGCCGCGCGCTGCGTCATCGTCGCGGATCAACCCGAGGTCGCGCGAGTGCTGGGGCCTGCGTTCGATGCCGTTGCGGAGATCATCGGCGAGGAGTGCGGCTCGCTCTCCACGCCGATCGCCCAGTACGAGACGGTGGAGGACGGTCTGCAGATCGTCGCCGGCTATGCCTACGGCGGACCCGTCCGCGGCGGTTTCGAGGTCGTCGACCTGCCCGCTGTAGACGCAGCCGTCTGCGGCATCCACCTCGGTTCCATGGACCGCATCGCCGAAAGCTGGCAGGCGATTCACGCCGAGATCTTCGCTCGAGGGCTGGTCCACGCAGGGCCGTGCCGGGAACTCTATGTCCGGGCCGTCACGGAGGACCAATCAGACTGGGTGACGGAGCTGCAGCAGCCGGTGCGCCGCGGCTGA
- a CDS encoding MFS transporter translates to MSTTTAPANPRSRVITASLVGTTIEFYDFYAYATAAVLVFPVLFFPTGNDTTSLLSSFAVFGAAMIARPIGAVIFGHFGDKFGRKATLVASLLTMGIATFVIGLLPTFQQIGWWAALLLLLLRLAQGFALGGEWSGAALVATENAPKGKRAWYGTFPQLGAPLGFIIANLLFLTINWLLPHSENPALKSEAFLSWGWRIPFLFSAVMVIIGLWVRLKLVESETFTKAEKKGAIRKLPLATVFRHHWRQLILGTFIMLATYVLFYLMTNFTLAYGTKPASLETASAAAQAAAEATGKDFDAAAFASQFYPGLGFGYTDFVLMQIIGVVFFGVFTLLSGPIADKIGRRRLLMWVTGLIIVFGLTFNAFLLPAIDPKFTGALAQAFLVFGFMLMGATFGPMGALLPELFPTNVRYTGSAISYNVSSILGAALAPIVALWLWELGDGAPWLVGLYLSAMGVLTFIALFLSKETKDNDYDEDLGVTAARR, encoded by the coding sequence ATGAGTACGACCACAGCGCCGGCGAATCCGCGTTCGCGCGTCATCACGGCGAGCCTCGTCGGCACCACGATCGAGTTCTACGACTTCTACGCGTATGCGACGGCGGCGGTGCTCGTCTTCCCGGTGCTCTTCTTCCCCACCGGAAACGACACGACCTCGCTGCTCTCGTCGTTCGCCGTCTTCGGCGCCGCGATGATCGCCCGCCCGATCGGTGCCGTGATCTTCGGACACTTCGGCGACAAGTTCGGCCGCAAGGCGACGCTCGTCGCCTCCCTGCTCACGATGGGCATCGCGACGTTCGTCATCGGCCTGCTGCCCACATTCCAGCAGATCGGCTGGTGGGCGGCACTGCTGCTGCTGCTCCTGCGCCTCGCGCAGGGCTTCGCCCTCGGCGGCGAGTGGTCGGGCGCCGCGCTGGTCGCCACCGAGAACGCCCCCAAGGGCAAGCGCGCCTGGTACGGGACGTTCCCCCAGCTGGGAGCACCGCTCGGCTTCATCATCGCGAACCTGCTCTTCCTCACGATCAACTGGCTGCTGCCGCACTCCGAGAACCCCGCCCTCAAGTCCGAGGCGTTCCTGTCGTGGGGCTGGCGCATCCCGTTCCTGTTCTCCGCCGTGATGGTCATCATCGGACTGTGGGTGCGACTGAAGCTCGTCGAGTCCGAGACCTTCACGAAGGCCGAGAAGAAGGGCGCGATCCGCAAGCTGCCACTCGCCACCGTCTTCCGTCACCACTGGCGGCAGCTCATCCTCGGCACGTTCATCATGCTGGCGACCTACGTGCTGTTCTACCTGATGACGAACTTCACCCTCGCCTACGGCACCAAGCCCGCCTCGCTCGAGACCGCGTCGGCCGCAGCACAGGCTGCCGCCGAGGCGACGGGCAAGGACTTCGACGCCGCCGCCTTCGCGTCTCAGTTCTACCCGGGCCTCGGATTCGGCTACACCGACTTCGTGCTCATGCAGATCATCGGCGTGGTGTTCTTCGGTGTCTTCACGCTGCTCTCCGGTCCCATCGCCGACAAGATCGGGCGCCGCAGGCTGCTGATGTGGGTCACCGGACTCATCATCGTGTTCGGTCTCACCTTCAACGCCTTCCTGCTGCCCGCGATCGACCCCAAGTTCACGGGAGCGCTCGCCCAGGCGTTCCTCGTGTTCGGCTTCATGTTGATGGGAGCGACCTTCGGTCCGATGGGCGCGCTGCTGCCCGAGCTCTTCCCGACGAACGTGCGCTACACCGGCTCCGCGATCTCGTACAACGTGTCGTCGATCCTCGGCGCCGCGCTCGCTCCCATCGTCGCGCTGTGGCTGTGGGAGCTCGGTGACGGCGCGCCCTGGCTCGTCGGCCTCTACCTGTCGGCGATGGGCGTGCTCACCTTCATCGCACTGTTCCTCTCGAAGGAGACCAAGGACAACGACTACGACGAGGACCTCGGCGTCACCGCCGCCAGGCGCTGA
- a CDS encoding metallophosphoesterase family protein, giving the protein MTTRLLLIADTHVPARAKRLPAAVLSAVEEADIVVHAGDWIDVATLDLLESRARRLVGVHGNNDGPALRERLPEIARLTVEGVEMAVVHETGQKQRREERMDAAFPGTDLLVFGHSHIPWDTVAPSGMRLLNPGSPTDRRRQPVCTMMTVAIDARRIDATLVPIE; this is encoded by the coding sequence GTGACGACGAGACTGCTGCTGATCGCCGACACGCATGTGCCCGCCCGCGCCAAGAGACTGCCCGCCGCGGTGCTGTCGGCGGTCGAGGAGGCCGACATCGTCGTGCACGCGGGCGACTGGATCGACGTCGCGACCCTGGATCTGCTCGAGTCACGAGCACGGCGGCTCGTGGGCGTCCACGGCAACAACGACGGCCCGGCGCTGCGCGAGCGGCTGCCCGAGATCGCCCGGCTGACGGTCGAGGGCGTCGAGATGGCCGTGGTGCACGAGACCGGGCAGAAGCAGCGGCGAGAGGAGCGCATGGACGCCGCCTTCCCCGGCACGGATCTGCTCGTGTTCGGGCACTCGCACATCCCGTGGGACACGGTGGCGCCATCGGGCATGCGTCTGCTGAACCCGGGGTCGCCGACGGATCGCCGCCGCCAGCCCGTCTGCACGATGATGACGGTCGCGATCGACGCCCGACGGATCGACGCCACGCTGGTGCCGATCGAGTGA